In the genome of Tenrec ecaudatus isolate mTenEca1 chromosome Y, mTenEca1.hap1, whole genome shotgun sequence, the window AGCAGAAAGGGGGAGGCTGGAGACTGAGGCGCAGAAGGAGAGGATGCTTAGTTAGGAACGTGcacttgagaaagattttattgaagcAGGGAAAGCACTTcctggagggaagggaaagcagagaaagggacTGACTGGGGCATGAACCCCCAGCCCTTCCTAGCCCCAGCTTGTCAGTGGTGAGGCCATGGGAGTTCAGAGGGTCCCAGCTAAGGAAGTCTATGTTAACAGAAGGGAGAATCTCTATGGCTTTAGCAGCTGCAGGCCCTTGAGTCAGGATGCGCTCAGTGGGCGGTCATCTTGTTTGCAGACCTGCTCTTTGAATTACTGGGGGAAGGGGCTGTGCAGATCAGCCTGAGAAGCTAAGTAGCTTCCTGGGGTGCAGGGGCAGGAGTTGCCGAGTTCAATAGGTCATCCATCTTTCCAAGAGGCTGGGAATGGGGGCTGTGAGgtttcatcttcctgaggagccagagaggaggtgggggctgcTCTGGTACAGGAAGAAGCAAGTCCTGTGTCCACTGTATTAATAGGAAaaatccattgttaatgacgTCAGGTAATGGGGGTACGATGATAACTGAGTCTTCTTCATAAGCAACTGATAAAGCCCTTTATCCAGGGGACAGTCAATGGATGGCAAACAAAAATTTTTGTTGCTGTCAAGGATCTCTGTGATTTCTGAAATCTACATCTGAGTTCAatcgatgaaaataaaattttaaaatacactgaattttaaaatacattgagcatgataagagtagtatgagcccctaataaaatgatttttttaaaaaccacaatGAGGGTTTCAAAGACGTAATAAGTACAGACAGCCAGGAGCTGACCTGGACACAGGCGGGGACACGGAACCATGGAACCGGTCCTCGGGCCCCTGTGTTTCCGCCCGGAAGCCGTCTGCTGACGCACCGTGCGTTCGCCACACCGGAAGCGGAAGGGCTCCGGACTCTTCCCGCGGGTTCTCCCTGCGGCTCCGGTGCGTGTCCTGCGTCCGCGGTCCGCGCGGGTCTGAGGGACCGGGGTCCCCCTCACGCCGCCGTCCGCGgggtcccccccgcccccccggatCCGCCCCGGGGCCCGAGCGCAGCGACGCGACGCCGAGGAGCCGCCAGCGGTGAGGAGGCCCCGGGTCCGGTCCGGCCGTGAGGGGCGCGGGGTCGggtcggggcggggggggggtccgGGGGGACGGGCGTCCGCGGGGCCGCGGTCTCGGGCGACACTGGGCGGGAAAGAGCGCGATCCCCGGGCGGCTCTGGGCGGGCGGACGGCGGGGGGCGGGGCCCGAGGTGCTGCGCGCGCGGcgagtccgtccgtccgtccgtccgtccctcACGGGCCCTCAGACCGCGGGGGCCGCGACGCGGTCCGGAAACTGGTTTGGGGGCGGGGAGCTCGCCCCTCCCGCCCTGACCCCCCTCAGAGGAGGCGCGGAGCTCGCCCCTCCCGCCCTGACCCCCCTCAGAGGAGGCGCGGAGctcgcccctccccctcccgccctgACCCCCCTCAGAGGAGGCGCGGAGCTCGCCCCTCCCGCCCTGACCCCCCCCCTCAGAGGAGGCGCGGAGCCGTCGGGGAGCCGGCCCTGAGCGCTCGGGCCCAGAAGCACCGACACCCGGCGCCCGCGGCGGGACTCACTCGCCCAGAGCGCAGCGCTGCCGTCGGCCGCTCGGGCCCAGGACGGACAGAACACGGACCCGGAGCCACGGCGCTGCCCGCGCCTCCTGCCGCCGCGCCTGCTCGGCCGCTGCTCCCTCAGGACCTGGCGGCGGCTCCTGGGGGGCCCGTGCCCGTGGGCGCTGGACCCCGATCCCTGAGTCCCCGCTCTCGGGGTGTCGCCCCGAACCCCAACTACAAGGCAGTCGCGCCCCACTCTCTGCGAGGTCGAGTCCCACCACCTCTCCCTGCAGGTGTCAGGTGTGAGGAGCCGCCTGGACTCAGCCCGGGACGCAGCTCGCCCGCCTGGACGGTCCCTCCCTGCGCCGCCCGCGCGCGCGTCCTGCTCCGATGTAGCTCCGCGGGCGGAGACGGCGCCCACAATGACCGGCCGTGGAACGGTGAGCCCCGCGGCCCAGGGCACGTGCTTCCCCTCAGTCAGAGCGCCCGGGTCTTGGCGCCCAGCCGAGCGCTGTGGGCGCGTGGATGCTCCGTGAAAGAAAAGGCAAAGAGGGAGTCGGAGAAGGGCCGCGGGTCCGTTTCTCCACTTGGAGTCCGGGTTTCCTGGTGCGGAGCTCGCCAGGAAGACGGGCTTCCCGCTCCCACGATGCTCCAGTCTCTGACCCTCAAAGGGGACGCCCTGCCCTGTCCGACGGCGTCTGCCTGCTCCCTGCCCTGACctgggggtcactttgagtcggcAGCCACTCAACGGCAGTAAGGTTTCCCTTCCCCCCATGTTTCGTTCCTGGACATTCGTTTATAAATCGGTGCCTTCAAGATTTGGATGCCTGGGACCACCTGTCACCCTTCTGTGACACCCGTCTGGGTCCCTGTGGGGTTACGACTCCCACACTCTCCCCTTCTGCTGCGTCTGCTGTCGCAGAGTCTTTACCGGAGTCTGGGAATGAAGGGGACCTGGGTCTCCAGAGACAATCTCTCAGCTCAGCAGGGTTCTTTAGATGTTGCTGGTTCTTTAGGGGTTTTTCAGGCGCTGGAACTCGGGGTGTGCGATTCCTAACTGCTGTTCCTCCACGGAGGGTGTGTCGTGCGTTGGAGAAGTGGGGCCGGATGTTGAGCATCCTGCGGGTGGGATTGTGCTTGGACGAGGGGGTCCCTTGGTGGCATCTGAGGTGTGAGAGCAGACCGGCAGTCTAAGGGGCTCAGTGTGTGGCCTCCAGGCTGGTTTCTGTCTGTGTGGGACGCTCTTGCCCTGAGACCCCGAGAGTGAGGGAACCAGAGACCCCTAATGAGGGTCCGCATCCTCCCCGTTGGCCTCCGTCCTGTGTGTTTATGTGCAACCACGTACTTCCTGACTCCTCCCCACAGTCTTATTAGAACGTAGCAAGAACACATTCCCTGTTTCAGAGACACTCGCTCTGTGAGCTTGTTGATGAGATTCTGGGGCACGGTCTTAGCATGTTACCCCTGGAATGTCAGTGTCGCGAACTTGGACCTTGCTGTgctgtttaaatcattttgttaggggctcatacaactcttatctcaatccgtTCATTCATCAGTCGTGTAAAGCAaagttgtacattcgttgccttgtCCTCAAAATactcgctctccacttaaacctttGTTATCAGCTCTTCGTGTTtgctcctccctctcccatgaacccttgataatttataaattatgattattttgtcatgtcttaactgtcccatgtctcccttcacccacttttgttttgtccatcccccaggagggaggttatatgtagctccttagaatcggttccccctctccaccccacttTTCTTCCACCCAcgtggtatctccactctcaccactggtcctgaaggatcatctgccctggattccctgtgtttccagttcctgtctgcaccagtgtacgtcctctggtctagccagatctgtaaggtagaattgggatcatgatggtggggggggggagcatttaagaattaggaaaaaacaaaactagaggaatgttgtgtttcatcgttgctacactgcaccctgactgactcatctcctccctgtgatcgtTCCGTAAAGGAATGTCCTGTaacctccagatgggctttgggtccccactctgcactcaccctcatttacagtgatgtgattttggtctttgatgcctgatacctgatccttccacacctcgtgatcgcacaggctggtgtgcttcttccatgtgggctttgcttcttctgagctagatggctgcttgtttaccttcaagcctttaagaccccagacgctgtatcttgtaatagccgggcaccatcagctttcttcaccacattttcttatgcggaACATGAACAGTTTAATGCAGTGGAACGCCTCCATCATACGTGATGTAAAATTTACTCTAAACGTTTACTGAAGTCTTTCATCCTTCAAGGTTCTGGTGACACCTAACCAGTCATGGTGGAAGATTTGAATTTTTACAAGTATTTTGAGTTTCAGGTTAAAGGAATCGGTAACCACTGAGGGCAGTGTCTTTCCTGTGCACAGGCCCTCAGCCCATCCAGAAGCCGTGTCAGGACACACGCGCAAACTTGTGCCCAAGAGCAGGGGGCTTAATTTCAGCAAAGAGCCAGCTCCCAACATTTCCCCACAGGCAATTCCAAGCAGGGGGTTCCTGGACCCTGGAGGCGTGTGCCTGGTCCCACAGTGAGCACTTTCTGGGAAGCTTGAGCTGCCGGAGTGAGGTGCACATCGGGTTGTAGACAGGAGCTGGAGCAGcctggtgcccgctaggggatgtgcTGCGGACTTGCTTTACCAACAGTCGGCGATACCAGGCTGCACAAGTGCTCCTCCCCCTCGGAGCCCAACCTCGTGTCTCTGGGAGCCCGCAGCTGCTGGGAGAGCGGGTCTGCTGCCAGTCAGTGGAGCGTCTGGCAGAGCAGGTGACAGCAGGCAGACAGGAAGAACTGTGAGAGGGTGTGGAGCTGCCTCTGAGGTTTCAGAGTCGCCTAgacggtcaccaggcctttccactCGGTGTCAGTGCTTTGGCGGCTTCTGCAATGCCTCCCAGCTCTCTCTGCAGGCAGCCAAACGGCCTCTAAGACGCCTTGAATTCCTTCTGTGTTTTCCCATGAAGCATGAAGCCCTCTTGCCTTGTAGATAGGTTCATGTTGTTAACCAGGGGAAAGAACATATTTACTTCCAGCAGAATTTTGCATTCGTGCACGGTGCCCTCAGGGACCGTGAAGAAAACACGACAGGGCGGCTGGAGCGTAGCAGAGAATGTGGGTCCAGCGCTGTGGGGCAGAGGGTCCCTGCCCTTGTGTTGACCTTCCTTAGAGAGACCTTGGgctctccagcaccagggctgtgGGCCGGGGCTTTTCCATTATGCAGGTCTGAGGTGGAGAAGGGAACACcccctggggaagggcagcctgatGAATTTTGGGGGGCCCTGCTTCCTGTGAGGGAAAGACTGCGTGCAGGGACTGGAGGGGGAGTCCCCCATTGGGGAGCTCTGGCTGTAGATGGACTGGAAGTGGGAGGCTGAGGGTGCAGAAGGCAGAGAAAGGTTGAAGAACAGACTTGGGGAGGAGCAGGCAGGGGCTACGGTGGATTCCTGCCAAGGGAGGGGTCTTAGGACGGAGGGGAGGGGCTCCCAGAGGGCTgtaaggaggaggcaggggaggggagactTCTGTAACCCACGTTGGGGTGGGGTGCTGGCCCTTTGTCTGAGAAGCTTTGCAGCAAGTCCAGGACAAAAGCCCATGCCCTTGAGCAGAAGAGGTTTTCAACCAGGGAGGGGTGACTGCAGGGCCAAGCCACTGGTTAGCAGAAGGGAACCTGGTCGGGGTCCTGCCTGGACAGTGACACAGCTCCTCCCGGGCAGCTGAGGAGGGGCACACGTGCTTGTTCCCCCTTCCTGACGCGCGACGTGGGGCTGTTGCAGGGCTCCGTGGCGGTTGAGGACGTGGCCATCGTCTTTAAGCAGGAGGAGTGGGCTCTGCTGGACGAGGCTCAGAAAACGCTCTACAGAGACGTGATGATGGACACGCTGCGAAACCTGACCTCCGTGGGTAAGGACGATGCTGGGATCATGGGGTTCTTGTTCGTGTCTTTTCCTAAATTCCCTTAGTGGACAGAAATATTTCCTTTTTTATAAccgttttataggggctcatacaactgttatcataatccatacatacatccattgtgtaaagcacatttgtacattcattgccctcatcactctcaaaacatttgctctccacttaagcccctgccatcaggtcctcatttttcccctccccactccccctccttcatgaacccttgataatttataattattattttctcatatcttacactgccctatgtctgccttctcccacttttctcatgttcatcccctagggaggaggttatctgtagatccttaGAATCGGTTCAccatctctaccccaccttctctctaccctcccagtatcaccactctcaccactggtcctgaaggtattatctgccctgaattccctgtgcttccagttcccatctgtaccagtgtgcgtcctctggtctagccatatttgtcaggtagagttgggatcataatagtggggggggaggggaggaaacatttaggaactagaagaaagttgtatgtttcattgttgcttcatcgcaccctgactggcttgtctcctccccgagaccctcctgtaaagggatgtccagtggcctatagatgggctttgggtctccactctgcacaacccccttattcaaatgatatgatttttttggtctttgatgcctgatacctgatccttttaacaccccatgatcacacaggcggatgtgcttcttccatgtggagtttgttgcttctgagccgcttgcttaccttcaaggctttaagacctaagacactgtatcttttgatagccgggcaccatcagctttcttcaccacatttgcttatgcacacatttttcttcagtgatcgtgtccggaaggtgagcatcatggaatgtcagtttaatagaacaaagtgttcgtgtccttacattgagggagtacttgagtggaagcccaatgtccatctgctaccttaatactaaacctataaatatatgcacataggtctatttccccttcatcatatataaatatatttacatatgtacatgcttgtattcagacctctataaatgccctttgcctcctagttctttcctctctttcccttgacttttcccttttcccactatcatgctcagccttcatttgggtttcagtaattccttttggttacattacccttgatcacaccctcctcacacaccctcacacacaggcgtcccacaccctccttaccactgaattggatcacctgttgttcctttgtccctggatttgttaacaccactccctttctccccacctccctctctcccatgtcccccggaactgtctgtcccattgttttcttctccagattgtacaTCCAGCcggtcttatttagacagacctgcagagataataacatgcactctaataagacagcaaaaccaagcaacaaaaaaagccccaaaACAACATTAACAACAAAAgccaaagacaaaacaacaaaaaggaaaagcttgtagttacttcaagcacagtttgttggcctttaagaatgttttccagtcgagtctgatggggagcaaagccctggccccaaagtctgtatttggcattccctggggacttcgttgctctgttccccttgctgttctgttccacgccctcagtgctttgcctccatgtggtgggatcagattgggcataattcccacgctgtgtgtccagtgttgtcccctgtgggctgtgggtcagtgagagaagtcgtgtctcatagtgggacggccatgtggtcctctctgtgcattgactgctctgagcaggagcatCATCCTCAGGACCGGTTGGACGAGgatttgctccattctctctccctcccccttcatctgctcccgtgtgctttgatcagacacgtccctctccctgagctgcagattcagtctgtcctctgaaatgaattcttctgggaggaggggcaggtgtccatgtagtagttgggattggggccggccctcagccctctctactggttcctactccacgccggcatgttgcattcccatcctggagcactgggttgaagtctggcccctgctttcctgtggagacacaaacaatgccctgcccttgggtgggttagtgccctgtgtccctgctacctatttctttttatatcttttcctttcccccctcgttagttgtctaccatgtgtttgCCTGGATGTGATCTGGCCCCTCCCACCATACTACCTGGTCTtcgccccaggaatgtttgtgcacagtagcttttccctgtgccccttctgCGTTTGTTTTaatcttacctcagcagactcgtgttgtacttgcccttttgtgcttggcttgcttcttttaatataatttcctccagttcctcccatgcggcgatgtgcttcatgggtCCGTCACTGCTTTttaacacagatgtctggccgtggtttgtttcttgcctcttctcagTGTATGCAGTAGGGGGGCTTCTGGGTCatttggtagctcaatttccacctgAACAGAAATATTTCTATTAACTTTACTTCCATATATGGGAAGGAAAGCTCTAGAAACAGTTATAGTGAAACAGGCTCCATCCCTTTAGCCCATAGAGCACAAATATCCTGGTTTCTCTGTCAACATAAATCTTTGTAATATTTCTATTTCATTGTGGCCAAACCCCCCTGAGGTTCGTTCTGTGTTTGAATGAGGGATAAGTCTGAGTTTTATAGGGGACTGTTGGACACTCACAGCTCTGCCTCCAGTGTTTGTAGGGAGTTTCACTGAGCTGACTGCAAGTGTGACGTTGTTCTACAGCAAACTGCATGACACCTCTTCACCTTCAGAGCCCTGAACAGTTGGGCTTGGTGTCAGGGAACTGTCTCCTGCTCTGTGATGTTTTCTTCATCCTGTGGATCGCCCTATAAGCAACCCGCCGTTTCTACCCATTTATGTTCTGAGCAAAGGAGGGAAAGATCttaagagagggagggggaaatgaggagctgatgccaggggcttagctggagagcaaatgttttcagaaagatgagggcaataaatgtagagatgtgctttacacactcgatgtatgtatggattgtgaacagagttgtatgagcccccaataaaaggattaaaaaaaagatcttaAGACAGTGGGCATTTAAGACTTGGGCCAATTACTACatctactcaagtataagccgaggcacctgattttaccataaaaaattgggggctttttcagcattaaaaatgtgctgtaaaaACTCGGCGTGTCcaagagtatatacagtatgtttaCACAAGCAACGTGGAAATGCGTCATCTTGGTCACCTGAGCAAAGTGCTCTGATCCACCTGTAGTCAGTCCCATGTGCTCTTTCGATGCTCCATGAGTCCTGTTGACGTCTCTTAAGAACAGTGGTTTCTCACAGTGCTTGCTCAGGAATTGCTGTTTATCCATTTCTGAATTGCGGAAACAGCAAAGGGGTGGGAAGTCTCtctgtgaccacgcccacctgccttGAGAAGTAACTCTTTGCTTTTTCTCCCAGTGAACGTTAACGTGAATTAACCTGCCAGTCTCTCAACATTCAGATGGCGAAGAAAAGTTGCCCCGTGAAGGTGTCCTGCTGCGATTCGTGAAGAGTGAGACCTGGTCCTCGTTCATCGCAGACGTCTCTGAAGGGCGTGTTGGTGGAGATCGGCGTAAAGAGCAGGAGACATGTGGGACGTGAGTATCATTCAAAGCATCATTTCGTCAGGAGAAAACCGCATCAGATGATCACATTTAAACACTCATGGGCGTATATATTTAAGTGCATGTTTTCAGACCTAGAATCTTTCCATGACAAAGAACCAGGGTTTTTCACCCGTTGGTTGGACCCCGCCTGAGGCAGTGGCCCCAGTCAGATGTGATGCTCAGTCACATGCACCTGTGCAGTGCCGGTCATGCTCCACAGGGCCGTCAGCCATCCAGCTCCTGAGATGATCTAACCGTTTGAGAAACGACATTCATCCTCTGCCCCTCACTTACATTGGGAGTGGCTGCATTGTTATAGACTGAATCAACATCCTGatataaaagtgtgtgtgtgtgtgtgtgtgtgtgtgtatcatgggTCTGTGACTCCCGTGGGGTCAATTCTAACCCATGATGCCCCTATAGGCCAGGGCGGAACTGCACCTGTGCCCTCCCCTTGACTTCGATATTAAGATAAGAAACAATCTTATGTTTCTGTGGCACAGCCTCAGGTAGGCTCACGCTGTGTGTTCCTAAGCAAACAGTGTTCAAATTTCCATTTTGTTTATTATGTTTTCATCCGAGTCTAGATCCTCACACTTGAGGGATGAGACTGCAGGTCACTGTTGAGAGAGGATGTCGGGATGTCATAAGGCACTGAGGTGCCTTATAGGGAGCTGCATAATGTGCCCCTCATTACATCCCACAGACCCCACGTGCTCATAGAGACCTTGCTGAAACAGAGTCTACTCAAGAATCTTGACCTTTTAACCTATGTGTAAATGCCAAAcaaaaagggaaatattttttctaagaCCATTGCTGATTTTTACAGAAATCCGACCATAGAAAACCTCTCTGAAAGGAACGAAGACAATCACGGTGCCAGGACTTCCGACCAGGTTCTCAGTGGCACGGCGGCAAGGAGCGAACTGTCCGAAGAACTTCCAATTCAGTGCTGTCGGTGTGGAAAGGCCCTCACGGATCCTTCATCTCACAATCCTACTGGAACGCACACAGGTGCACCAACCTCCACTTGTCTTGTTAACGTAGCCGCGCCCCTGAGACGTCTCACAAGACAGGATGCCGGCGATGAAAGGGGATGTGGGACGAGCTGCAGTTCCTCGTCAAACCCTAGCCATCCCATGGAAACAGGACGTGGTGAGAAGCGCTATCAGTGCCAACGCTGTGAGAAAGCATTTTGTGAGCGTTCCTCCCTGTATCATCACGAGTGGATCCACATCGGAGTCAAGCCTTTTGTGTGTCAGCAATGTGGGGAGTCCTTCacgagcccctccagtctgaacACACACGTGCGAACTCACAGTGGAGCGCGCCCTTTCAAATGCCAGTGTGGGAAAAACTTCAGTCAGTTCACCTACCTCAGGAAGCATCTGAAAACTCACTCCGAGGCCCGgcccttccagtgtcagcagTGTGGGAAATCCTTCACATGTCCTTCATGGTTTAATACACACCTGCGctctcacagtggagagaggccttttaaatgtaaggaatgtgggaaagcctttgctTGTGTCCGGTACCTCAGCAAGCATATAAAAACGCACTCTGAGGACAGGCCGTTCACCTGTAAGGCATGTGGCAAAGCCTTCAGACGCTACTCGCACCTCATCCGGCATCTGCAgagtcacagtggagagaggcctttcaAGTGTAAGGAATGCGGGAAAGCCTTCGGTCGCTCCTCTTACCTTATCATCCATCTGCAAACTCACAGCGAAGCAAAGCCGTTTCAATGCCCACAGTGTGGGAAGGCCTTCGCGTGCTCCTCTTACCTCATGAAGCACAGGCAGACGCACTCGGACACCAGGCCCTTTacgtgtaaggaatgtgggaaagcctttaaaaGTTCCTCGCACCTTAACACACATCAGCAAACTCACAGCGGTGCCAGGCCGTTTAAATGTGAGGAATGTGGGGAAGCCTTTGCTCAATCCTCCTTCCTCATTCTCCATGTGAAAACTCACACCGAGACCAGGCCGTTTAAATGcgaggaatgtgggaaagcattTAAACGTTCCACTTACCTCAGCAACCACGTGAAGACTCACTCTGAGCACAGGCCGTTTAAATGTACGGAATGTGGGAGAGCCTTTAAGCGCTCCTCCACCCTTAACACGCATCTGGGAACTCACAGTGAGAAGAGGCCTTTTAAATGTGCGGAGTGTGGGAAAGGCTTTCGAATATCGGCACACCTCATCAGACATGtcagaactcacagtggagagaggccttttaaatgtaaggaatgtgggaaagcctttagaaATTCCTCACACCTTATCAGACACCTACGGACTCACGGTGAAGAGAACCCTTAGTGTATGGAGCATCAGCAAGCATTTCTTTATAGGAAGTCCTTAAGTCTACATGAGATTCAAACTGCAATGAAGCCGCGTATCTGTCAGCCCTCTGGGACATCACCTTTTTACCAGAGTGTTCAATACGTCGATCGTGATCTAGCCAATTGCAAATGTGTGGGTAAATCCCATGGCATTAAAATatagcctatcatcaatcccatcaATTAATTGAAGTACAGCGCAGCCAGtcatgcaatcttaggtgtcaaacgcatgtgAAAAGAACTGCACTGCTAAGTGGAGCAAAACCAACAAGCTTAGTtgtcgccaatttttagaccttgtttttctctcttaaacgtaagaaagggtattaaaatgagaggCAGAgccggaccaagtaagaagacagaaATGTATCACATTCCTACGGAATCAGGATTTTTTTATGAGTCAGCCTTTTTCAACATTAAAAGATCATTAAGACCAAATaccattccaccatgactgaCGATCATCCCATTCAGTGCAATTAATCAGAGTGAACTCAGGTAATGACCAAGAATGTGCATCGtcgtgttgtgcaatatggactcatgcagcTACGCAAGGTACGTAAACGTACATTGTACATAGGAAGAACTCACAGTGCATTTATGAAGAAGTGTaaccaataaaaataatatatggtTTGCATTCTTGTGGTTGGTGGATAATTTTGACTTGAGCTGGCATGCtgaaaagtgtgagcacccctgcTGTAGACTTTCCTCACACCGTAGGACATATGTACAAACTGACTTTACAACTTGTAGTGCATAGAACTCATTGGGGTTGGGAATAATCTTATGAAGGGAATCACCTTATGTGGGAAAGCATTTAGAGACCCCTATCACCTCAGTGAACACAGTAGCATTCACTGGGGATAAGACATGTGCTAAGCAATGGGAAAGCCTTTAGAAATTCCCTTACCTGAATGTGCAGAGCATTGTCCTACTACAGAGAAGCCTTATGAGCATCCCAAGTGTGGAGGATCCTCACAGCGGAAGGCCCACAATGGACCTCATTGTGAGACGACTTCCTATTCGCATTTTTAGGGAGGGTCCTTGTGGAGGGAACTTGTTCTGGAGCATATGCACACCCCAGCACTGTCTAGTCCTTTGGGACCCTGAGGCATGTCCCTTCCCTAATGCTGGTTTgacaagccctgtggtcaggagtgTAATGAG includes:
- the LOC142435709 gene encoding uncharacterized protein LOC142435709 — translated: MTSGTGVPLTPPSAGSPPPPRIRPGARAQRRDAEEPPAVRRPRVRSGREGRGVGSGRGGGPGGRASAGPRSRATLGGKERDPRAALGGRTAGGGARGAARAASPSVRPSVPHGPSDRGGRDAVRKLVWGRGARPSRPDPPQRRRGARPSRPDPPQRRRGARPSPSRPDPPQRRRGARPSRPDPPPQRRRGAVGEPALSARAQKHRHPAPAAGLTRPERSAAVGRSGPGRTEHGPGATALPAPPAAAPARPLLPQDLAAAPGGPVPVGAGPRSLSPRSRGVAPNPNYKAVAPHSLRGRVPPPLPAGVRCEEPPGLSPGRSSPAWTVPPCAARARVLLRCSSAGGDGAHNDRPWNGLRGG